The Candidatus Zixiibacteriota bacterium genomic interval AATCCACCCCGCGCAAGCTGTCGCGGACATAGCCACCTACTTCATACAGGTTGCCATGTTCTAAGATCTCATCGACGACTGCTCTGTTTAGACCATACATAAATCTATTTGGTAATGGTTGTACCGGCTTTCCCTTCCACCGCCTCGACAGCTTTTTCGATCGACGTGATAATCACCTTTTTACCGCCGATGTCGAGAAAACCGAGGGCCGCTTCTACCTTGGGCCCCATACTGCCGGGCGGAAAATGCCCCTCTGTCAGGTATTGTTTCATCTCGTCGTATTTAACCTCGCCCAAAAGCACCTGGTCGAGTTTTCCGTAGTTCAAAGCCACATTGTCGACACCGGTCAGTATCAAAAGCAGTTCGGCGTCGATCAGTTTGGCCAGAAGCGCGCTGGCGCGATCCTTGTCGATGACCGCGTCGACACCGTCGTAGTTGCCGTCATCATCGACGAACACCGGGATACCGCCCCCGCCGGCGGCAATTACGATAACGCCCTTCGATACCAGGGTTTTGATATGCCTGGCGGAGGGAATATCGAGCGGTATCGGTGAGGGTACTACCCTGCGCCACCCGCGATCGGCATCTTTTTTTATCGACCAGTCCCGTTCCCTGGCAAACTTGCGAGCCTCATTGTATTCGTAAAACTGCCCGATGTAC includes:
- the arcC gene encoding carbamate kinase; its protein translation is MPAKKSTAVIALGGNAITKKGVPDTIANQFANTRQSLSGIIPLIRNGYNIAITHGNGPQVGNAVLRVELARDKAPILPLGICVADTEGGMGYMIEQSLQNRLRQEKIKRDVVTFVTQVVVDKNDPSMKDPSKYIGQFYEYNEARKFARERDWSIKKDADRGWRRVVPSPIPLDIPSARHIKTLVSKGVIVIAAGGGGIPVFVDDDGNYDGVDAVIDKDRASALLAKLIDAELLLILTGVDNVALNYGKLDQVLLGEVKYDEMKQYLTEGHFPPGSMGPKVEAALGFLDIGGKKVIITSIEKAVEAVEGKAGTTITK